The Gymnodinialimonas sp. 57CJ19 genome includes a window with the following:
- a CDS encoding Lrp/AsnC family transcriptional regulator, producing the protein MTKIDDKDRHILRELSRDGRVSNLDLAERVALSPSATLRRVQALEAGGVIAGYRAVLDPAAMGIGFVAYITVGLSLHTRAAQEAFEAAVARAPEVVECHNITGTVEYLLRIEAQDLIAYKRFHTDFLGALPQVARLTTFVVMGSPKDTRA; encoded by the coding sequence ATGACGAAAATAGATGACAAAGACCGGCATATATTGCGTGAGCTGTCTCGGGATGGCCGCGTGTCGAACCTCGATCTGGCCGAGCGTGTGGCATTGTCGCCCTCGGCAACCCTGCGCCGGGTGCAGGCGCTTGAAGCGGGTGGCGTCATCGCAGGTTACCGGGCGGTTTTGGATCCGGCGGCGATGGGCATCGGCTTTGTTGCCTACATTACCGTGGGTCTCAGCCTTCATACCAGGGCCGCACAAGAGGCGTTTGAAGCCGCGGTGGCCCGCGCCCCAGAGGTGGTGGAGTGCCACAACATCACCGGGACAGTCGAATATCTGCTGCGGATCGAGGCCCAGGACCTGATCGCCTACAAGCGGTTTCACACCGATTTTCTGGGGGCGTTGCCGCAGGTGGCCAGGCTCACCACCTTCGTTGTCATGGGCTCTCCCAAAGATACCCGCGCCTGA
- the rsmH gene encoding 16S rRNA (cytosine(1402)-N(4))-methyltransferase RsmH yields the protein MTDAVDQPHIPVLLGAILREVAPLSGVWLDGTFGAGGYARGLLEGGASTVIGVDRDPLAFELAADWAGSYGDRLRLEEGTFSDLDTLAGEPLDGVTLDLGVSSMQLDIAERGFSFMRDGPLDMRMGQSGLSAEDLVNDAPEKLLADILYQYGEERASRRIAKAIVVERAKGRINTTLQLAGIIEKCLPRKKPGQSHPATRSFQAIRIAVNDEFGQLAHGLMAAERALMPGGKLAVVTFHSSEDRIVKKFMAERASTGGGGSRYEPEAAAKTPGFTLTPRKAIAPDAEEVARNTRARSAKLRIATRTDAPAQDIDLKTLGLPQLEGL from the coding sequence ATGACCGACGCAGTAGATCAGCCACACATCCCCGTTCTCTTGGGGGCGATCCTCCGCGAAGTGGCGCCGCTTTCTGGCGTGTGGCTGGACGGAACCTTCGGCGCTGGTGGATACGCCCGTGGCTTGCTTGAAGGGGGTGCCAGCACAGTGATTGGCGTGGACCGCGATCCCTTGGCCTTCGAGTTGGCCGCAGATTGGGCCGGGTCCTATGGTGATCGTTTGCGTCTGGAAGAGGGTACGTTCTCGGACCTCGATACATTGGCGGGCGAGCCGCTGGACGGCGTCACGCTGGATCTTGGCGTATCGTCGATGCAGCTGGATATCGCGGAGCGGGGCTTTTCGTTCATGCGCGACGGGCCTCTGGATATGCGTATGGGGCAAAGTGGGCTGTCGGCGGAAGACTTGGTTAACGACGCGCCCGAAAAGCTGTTGGCCGACATCCTTTATCAGTACGGGGAAGAACGCGCCTCGCGCCGGATTGCCAAGGCGATTGTGGTAGAGCGCGCCAAGGGCCGCATCAACACCACCCTGCAACTGGCTGGGATCATTGAAAAATGCCTACCCCGCAAGAAGCCCGGTCAAAGCCACCCCGCGACGCGATCGTTCCAAGCGATCCGCATCGCGGTGAATGATGAGTTCGGGCAATTGGCCCATGGCTTGATGGCCGCCGAACGGGCGTTGATGCCCGGCGGCAAACTGGCGGTTGTGACGTTCCATTCCTCGGAAGACCGGATCGTGAAGAAGTTCATGGCCGAGCGGGCCAGCACCGGGGGAGGCGGCTCCCGCTACGAGCCCGAGGCCGCCGCCAAGACCCCCGGTTTCACCCTGACACCCCGCAAAGCCATCGCGCCTGACGCCGAAGAGGTCGCCCGCAACACCCGCGCGCGGTCCGCCAAGTTGCGCATCGCCACCCGCACCGATGCGCCGGCCCAAGACATCGACCTGAAAACCCTTGGCTTGCCGCAGTTGGAGGGCCTTTAA
- the murF gene encoding UDP-N-acetylmuramoyl-tripeptide--D-alanyl-D-alanine ligase produces MTLWTASEAAEATGGTASGTWEATGVSIDTRTIQPGDLFVALAAARDGHEFVAQALDAGAVAALVSHVPDGVDPAKCLVVDAVLPALERLGQAARARTDAKVIAITGSVGKTTAKEMLKQALTGQGNVHAAVASYNNHWGVPLTLARMPADTDFAVIEIGMSNPGEIAPLARMARPHVAMITTIAPAHLEAFGVIEGIAAEKAAIFDGLEPGGVAIIPLDVSTSGILIDAAKAKGAEIVTFGEAEGADLRLTDVMLSEDSTVMRIATAEGGRLAKLSVSGRHYASNAVGVICAVAAAGADPTQAAMMLSHWQPVEGRGQRERITLSRTDDIAIELIDDAFNANPASLAAGLEVLAAITPQRGGRRIAVLGDMLELGEARDQMHADVAKLPSMDAVDVVHTCGTLMAHLHAALPGAKRGLHEATAQDLCRVLPRSLRPGDVVLVKGSKGSKVSVVVDALRKLGQSLDGKG; encoded by the coding sequence ATGACCTTGTGGACAGCGTCCGAGGCGGCTGAGGCCACCGGCGGCACCGCCAGCGGCACGTGGGAGGCCACAGGCGTTTCCATCGACACGCGCACAATACAGCCCGGTGATCTGTTTGTGGCTTTGGCCGCCGCGCGCGATGGCCATGAATTCGTGGCGCAAGCGTTGGATGCCGGGGCCGTTGCCGCCCTGGTCAGCCATGTGCCCGACGGTGTGGACCCTGCGAAATGTCTGGTTGTGGACGCGGTCCTGCCCGCGTTGGAACGGCTCGGCCAAGCGGCCCGCGCCCGCACCGATGCCAAGGTGATCGCGATCACCGGATCGGTGGGAAAGACCACCGCCAAGGAAATGCTCAAGCAGGCGCTGACGGGACAGGGTAATGTCCATGCGGCGGTCGCCTCGTACAACAACCATTGGGGCGTGCCCCTGACGCTGGCGCGGATGCCCGCTGACACCGATTTCGCGGTGATCGAGATCGGCATGAGCAACCCCGGCGAAATCGCGCCCCTGGCCCGCATGGCGCGGCCCCATGTGGCGATGATCACCACCATTGCGCCGGCCCATCTGGAGGCCTTCGGCGTGATCGAAGGAATCGCGGCAGAGAAAGCGGCCATCTTCGACGGGCTGGAACCCGGCGGCGTGGCGATCATCCCCCTCGACGTGAGCACCAGCGGCATCCTGATCGACGCCGCCAAGGCCAAGGGCGCAGAGATTGTCACCTTCGGAGAGGCAGAGGGCGCCGACCTGCGCCTGACCGATGTGATGTTGTCCGAGGACAGCACCGTCATGCGCATCGCTACGGCCGAGGGCGGGCGACTGGCCAAGCTGTCGGTTTCGGGGCGTCATTATGCCAGCAACGCGGTCGGCGTGATCTGCGCCGTGGCAGCCGCTGGCGCCGACCCGACCCAGGCCGCGATGATGTTGTCTCATTGGCAGCCGGTTGAGGGGCGCGGTCAGCGAGAGCGGATTACGCTCAGCCGCACCGATGATATCGCGATCGAGTTGATCGACGACGCCTTCAACGCCAATCCCGCGTCGCTTGCGGCCGGGCTGGAGGTGCTGGCCGCGATCACCCCGCAACGGGGCGGGCGGCGCATTGCGGTGCTGGGGGACATGTTGGAACTGGGCGAGGCGCGCGATCAGATGCACGCCGATGTGGCCAAGCTGCCCAGTATGGACGCGGTCGATGTGGTTCACACCTGCGGGACGTTGATGGCGCATTTGCACGCGGCTTTGCCCGGCGCAAAACGCGGGTTGCACGAAGCCACGGCGCAGGATTTGTGCCGGGTTCTGCCGCGCAGCTTGCGGCCCGGCGATGTTGTGCTGGTGAAGGGCTCGAAGGGGTCCAAGGTGTCTGTAGTGGTTGACGCCCTACGGAAACTGGGGCAATCGCTTGACGGTAAAGGTTAG
- a CDS encoding LysE family translocator has translation MSYEILSGLVLFAFASSITPGPNNIMLMASGVNFGLRRTVPHMLGVSLGHGAMTVLLGLGLVQIFDWVPWLRTALTVVSVAYLLWLAWKVANSAPPADAKQDARPLTFRQAAGFQWVNPKAVYMSIYAQTTYAPEGAGWVGAVIVGVVFAMVNLPSVATWAWGGTQVRRWLDGPVRLRAFNWTMAGLLVLSLYPLILGSGD, from the coding sequence ATGTCTTATGAAATCCTCTCGGGCCTTGTGCTGTTCGCTTTCGCTTCGTCCATCACGCCGGGGCCCAATAACATCATGCTTATGGCCTCGGGCGTGAACTTTGGGCTGCGGCGCACGGTGCCGCATATGTTGGGCGTGTCCTTGGGGCACGGAGCGATGACCGTGCTATTGGGCCTTGGCTTGGTGCAGATTTTCGACTGGGTGCCTTGGCTGCGCACGGCTTTGACAGTGGTTTCCGTGGCCTATCTGCTGTGGCTCGCCTGGAAAGTTGCCAACTCCGCGCCGCCCGCCGATGCCAAGCAAGACGCGCGCCCCCTGACGTTTCGGCAAGCGGCAGGGTTCCAATGGGTGAACCCCAAGGCGGTCTACATGTCGATTTATGCCCAAACGACCTACGCGCCCGAGGGGGCGGGCTGGGTTGGCGCCGTGATCGTTGGCGTCGTGTTTGCCATGGTGAACCTGCCGTCGGTGGCCACATGGGCGTGGGGCGGCACCCAGGTGCGCCGCTGGCTGGATGGGCCGGTGCGTTTACGCGCCTTCAATTGGACCATGGCCGGGCTGCTGGTCTTGTCTCTCTACCCGCTGATTCTCGGCTCAGGCGACTAG
- a CDS encoding penicillin-binding protein 2 encodes MSLRIPLRPLTRILDARARGENPDNVEKENLRLRHEGLRDKMRIRAESRLLLVALCFVLAFGAVGWRMAGLATSVPTEPRIVSQGPTILNTRADITDRHGRILATNFATNALYAHPHDLIYPRAAAEGLAAIFPEMDADDLHRRFTSGSRFLWLRRYISPEQEQQVHDLGEPGLLFGPREMRLYPNGSIAAHILGGASFGEEAVNAAEVIGIAGIEAHYDDELRDPSRVEPLTLSLDLTVQATVEEILAGGMTLMGARGASAVLMDAHTGEIISMASLPDFDPNARPRPLLEGDQADSPLFNRAVQGVYELGSVFKTFTIAQALELNLYSPFDMIDTTGPLRMAGFSIRDFSYYGAEQSVADVLIHSSNIGTARMAQSIGRERQRDFLGSLGLLEPTEVELVEAASSRPLLPPRWGELSTMTISYGHGVSTSPLHLAAAYSTIVNGGTMIEPTLLRRETPQAGPRIISESTSRIVNSMLRQVVTEGTASFGEVEGYAVGGKTGTADLPRPNGGYYEDRNLNTFASAFPMNDPQYVLIVTLQEASDPSGNQPRRTAGWTAVPVAAEVIRRTAPLLGLRPSVEHPLGLQLSSSSN; translated from the coding sequence ATGAGCCTGCGCATTCCGTTAAGACCGTTAACCCGCATTCTCGATGCCCGCGCACGCGGCGAAAACCCCGATAACGTCGAGAAGGAAAACCTGCGTCTGCGCCATGAGGGGCTGCGGGACAAGATGCGTATCCGCGCGGAATCGCGGCTTCTGCTGGTGGCGCTGTGCTTTGTTTTGGCGTTTGGCGCCGTGGGTTGGCGCATGGCGGGGCTGGCCACGTCTGTCCCGACCGAGCCGCGCATTGTCAGCCAAGGGCCGACGATTCTAAACACCCGCGCCGACATTACCGACCGGCACGGGCGTATTCTGGCGACGAACTTCGCCACCAACGCGCTTTATGCTCACCCCCATGACCTGATCTACCCCCGCGCCGCCGCCGAAGGCTTGGCCGCGATTTTCCCTGAAATGGACGCCGACGACCTGCACCGCCGCTTCACCAGCGGATCGCGGTTCTTGTGGTTGCGCCGCTATATCTCTCCTGAACAAGAGCAGCAGGTGCACGATCTGGGCGAACCGGGGCTTCTGTTTGGCCCCCGTGAAATGCGGCTGTATCCCAACGGCTCGATCGCGGCGCATATTCTGGGCGGCGCAAGTTTCGGGGAAGAGGCGGTCAACGCCGCCGAAGTGATCGGCATTGCCGGGATTGAAGCACACTACGACGACGAATTGCGCGACCCCAGCCGGGTCGAGCCGCTGACGCTTTCGCTTGATCTGACGGTCCAGGCCACGGTGGAGGAAATCCTCGCCGGCGGCATGACCTTGATGGGCGCGCGTGGCGCCTCGGCCGTGTTGATGGATGCCCACACGGGCGAGATCATTTCGATGGCCAGCCTGCCCGATTTCGACCCCAACGCGCGGCCGCGGCCGCTTCTGGAAGGTGACCAGGCCGACAGCCCCCTGTTCAACCGCGCGGTGCAGGGCGTTTACGAATTGGGCAGTGTTTTCAAGACCTTCACGATCGCGCAGGCGCTGGAACTGAACCTTTATTCCCCCTTCGACATGATCGACACGACGGGGCCCCTGCGGATGGCCGGTTTCTCGATCCGCGACTTCTCGTACTACGGGGCCGAGCAGAGCGTTGCTGACGTCCTGATCCATTCCTCCAACATTGGCACGGCGCGTATGGCGCAGTCGATCGGGCGCGAACGGCAGCGTGATTTCCTTGGCAGCCTTGGCCTGCTGGAGCCAACAGAAGTTGAACTGGTCGAGGCCGCGTCCTCGCGTCCGCTTCTGCCGCCGCGCTGGGGTGAATTGTCCACAATGACAATTAGTTATGGCCACGGTGTGTCCACCTCTCCGCTGCATTTGGCGGCCGCCTATTCTACCATCGTGAACGGCGGCACGATGATCGAGCCGACCTTGCTGCGCCGTGAAACACCGCAAGCGGGACCGCGTATCATCTCGGAATCCACCAGCCGCATCGTGAATTCCATGCTGCGCCAGGTCGTGACCGAAGGCACCGCCAGCTTTGGCGAAGTGGAAGGCTACGCCGTGGGCGGCAAGACCGGCACCGCCGATCTGCCACGTCCCAATGGGGGCTACTACGAGGACCGCAACCTCAACACTTTCGCCAGCGCCTTCCCGATGAACGACCCGCAATATGTGTTGATCGTCACCCTTCAAGAAGCTTCGGACCCGTCGGGCAATCAGCCGCGCCGGACCGCCGGTTGGACAGCCGTGCCCGTCGCGGCAGAGGTCATTCGCCGCACCGCACCGCTTCTTGGATTGCGGCCAAGCGTTGAACATCCCCTCGGTTTGCAGCTATCCAGCTCCTCAAACTGA
- a CDS encoding DUF1127 domain-containing protein: MAYETGNRSITASFGQRLADLRDTATEAYNNWRVYHRTLRELQDLSNRELADLGISRSTVTRIAMEAAYGKNV; encoded by the coding sequence ATGGCCTACGAAACAGGCAACCGCTCAATCACCGCTTCCTTCGGCCAACGCTTGGCTGATCTGCGCGACACCGCGACAGAAGCCTACAACAACTGGCGCGTTTACCACCGCACGCTGCGCGAGCTTCAGGATCTTTCCAACCGCGAGTTGGCCGATCTGGGCATCAGCCGCTCCACGGTCACACGCATCGCGATGGAAGCCGCTTACGGCAAAAACGTCTAA
- a CDS encoding division/cell wall cluster transcriptional repressor MraZ produces MFGDTRNEYVECLTGNAYDELLERIESMADGERDREILELLYFSFCDAITVDDAGRFVLPQGARDKLDLEGEAVFQGKGRRFHILKPSDSEAAKDRLAALLDQAAGDKEFFNPISLANPPKATPVADDVQ; encoded by the coding sequence ATGTTCGGAGACACGCGTAACGAATACGTCGAATGCCTGACCGGCAACGCCTATGATGAGCTGCTGGAGCGCATCGAAAGCATGGCCGACGGCGAGCGTGACCGCGAAATCCTTGAGCTTTTGTACTTCTCTTTCTGTGACGCGATCACCGTCGATGATGCGGGCCGATTTGTTCTGCCCCAAGGCGCGCGTGACAAGTTGGACCTGGAAGGCGAGGCCGTGTTCCAGGGCAAGGGCCGCCGCTTCCACATCCTCAAGCCATCCGACAGCGAGGCCGCCAAGGATCGTCTGGCCGCCCTGTTGGACCAAGCGGCAGGCGACAAGGAATTCTTTAACCCGATCTCATTGGCGAACCCGCCCAAAGCAACTCCGGTAGCAGACGATGTTCAATGA
- a CDS encoding cell division protein FtsL translates to MRFTTLIAAIIVVGLGYWAYHQTIQTQMADREVNRLQRQIVQERERLGILRAEWAYLNRPDRLRELARFNFDRLELLPLTSNQFGNVAEIPFPSPIDDAEAFILENASTPEWDGEVEPL, encoded by the coding sequence ATGCGTTTTACCACGTTGATCGCCGCCATTATCGTCGTGGGCCTGGGCTATTGGGCCTACCATCAAACGATCCAGACCCAGATGGCCGACCGTGAGGTGAACCGGTTGCAGCGCCAGATCGTCCAGGAGCGCGAGCGCCTTGGTATCCTGCGGGCCGAATGGGCCTATCTGAACCGTCCCGATCGCTTGCGCGAACTGGCCCGCTTTAACTTTGACCGGCTGGAGCTGTTGCCGCTGACCTCGAACCAATTTGGCAACGTGGCGGAGATCCCGTTCCCTTCGCCCATTGATGACGCCGAGGCGTTCATCCTGGAGAATGCCTCTACCCCTGAATGGGACGGAGAGGTCGAGCCCCTATGA
- a CDS encoding Mrp/NBP35 family ATP-binding protein, with the protein MSQTRETILEALKAIGLPDGGDLVSRDMIRALTVHDGKVSFIIEAPSPAIAQQMAGLRSGVEDFIGKMEGVTQVSVALTAHSAAPSAPAAPKGAPPKLSVGGHMKPQEGSMKPKGVKRIIGIGSGKGGVGKSTVSTNLAVALARQGRKVGLLDADIYGPSVPRMMGVNKRPASPDGKTIIPLQGHGVTLMSIGFMLPAEKAVVWRGPMLMGALQQMLTQVEWGELDVLLVDLPPGTGDVAMTLCQKSEVTGAIVVSTPQDVALLDARKALDMFSSLKTPVLGLIENMASYHCPKCGHEAHIFGEGGVRAEAEKMDLPFLGALPIDLDTRIAGDDGTPIAAGDSPMAEAYASLAKRFIDGGMA; encoded by the coding sequence ATGTCCCAGACCCGCGAAACGATCCTAGAGGCCCTGAAGGCCATCGGCCTGCCAGACGGCGGAGATCTTGTCAGCCGTGACATGATCCGCGCCCTGACGGTGCACGATGGCAAGGTCAGCTTTATCATCGAAGCCCCATCCCCCGCGATTGCGCAACAAATGGCGGGCCTGCGATCAGGGGTTGAGGATTTCATCGGCAAGATGGAGGGCGTCACGCAGGTCTCTGTCGCGCTGACGGCCCATAGCGCCGCCCCCTCTGCACCCGCCGCCCCCAAGGGGGCGCCACCCAAGCTGTCGGTTGGCGGGCACATGAAGCCGCAAGAAGGCTCCATGAAGCCCAAGGGTGTGAAACGCATCATCGGGATCGGCTCGGGGAAGGGGGGCGTGGGCAAATCCACCGTCTCGACCAACCTTGCCGTGGCATTGGCCCGGCAGGGACGCAAGGTGGGGCTGCTGGACGCCGATATCTACGGGCCAAGCGTGCCCCGGATGATGGGGGTGAACAAACGCCCGGCCTCGCCCGACGGCAAAACGATCATTCCCTTGCAGGGCCACGGCGTCACCTTGATGTCGATTGGCTTCATGCTGCCGGCGGAAAAAGCCGTGGTGTGGCGCGGACCGATGCTGATGGGGGCATTGCAACAGATGTTGACCCAGGTGGAGTGGGGCGAGTTGGACGTGCTTCTTGTCGATCTGCCACCCGGCACCGGCGATGTGGCGATGACGCTTTGCCAAAAATCCGAGGTGACCGGCGCGATTGTCGTCAGCACGCCGCAGGATGTGGCGCTTCTGGATGCCCGTAAGGCGCTTGATATGTTCTCTTCCCTCAAGACGCCGGTTCTGGGGCTGATCGAGAACATGGCCTCTTACCACTGCCCCAAATGTGGCCACGAGGCGCATATCTTCGGGGAAGGGGGCGTACGGGCCGAGGCCGAGAAGATGGACCTGCCGTTCCTTGGCGCGCTTCCCATCGACCTCGACACACGGATCGCGGGCGACGACGGCACCCCCATCGCTGCGGGCGACAGCCCCATGGCCGAAGCCTACGCGAGCCTTGCCAAGCGCTTCATCGACGGCGGCATGGCCTGA
- a CDS encoding UDP-N-acetylmuramoyl-L-alanyl-D-glutamate--2,6-diaminopimelate ligase produces the protein MAERRLSDLGLTALSGGDVVVSGLALDSRKVESGTLFAALPGTRVHGGEFIQYALRMGAGAVLTDRAGAEIAAEELAASDAALVVVEDPADALAHAAALFFGAQPETMVAVTGTNGKTSVASFTRQIWEALKVKAVNIGTTGVEGAYEAPGIHTTPEPITLHRVLADMAAAGVTHGAMEASSHGLDQKRMDGVRLAAAAFTNLTQDHLDYHGTMEAYFEAKLRLFTELLPEGGVAVANLDDTYGPRVAEACTDHGIEVLGVAQYADAALKITGRRIDETGQDVLFRWQGEARQVRLNLIGAFQAMNVLTAAGLVIAGGEDPDAVFAVLPKMEGVRGRMQLAARRSHGAPIYVDYSHTPDSLEVALKALRPHVLGRLIVIFGAGGDRDTSKRPLMGEAAALWSDVAFVTDDNPRSEDPASIRAAVMAGCPEATEVADRAEAILRGVDMLEPGDALLIAGKGHETGQQVGDVIYPFDDVEQASVAVAALEGAI, from the coding sequence ATGGCTGAACGACGACTATCCGATCTGGGGCTGACCGCCCTGAGCGGCGGCGATGTGGTGGTGTCGGGCCTTGCCCTTGATAGCCGCAAGGTGGAAAGCGGCACGCTGTTTGCGGCGCTTCCCGGCACGCGCGTTCATGGGGGGGAATTCATCCAATACGCCCTGCGCATGGGGGCGGGGGCGGTGTTGACGGACCGCGCAGGCGCCGAGATCGCGGCAGAGGAACTTGCCGCATCCGATGCCGCTTTGGTCGTGGTGGAAGACCCGGCCGACGCTTTGGCCCATGCGGCCGCGCTGTTTTTCGGCGCGCAGCCTGAAACCATGGTGGCGGTGACGGGGACGAATGGCAAAACCTCGGTCGCCAGCTTCACCCGCCAGATATGGGAAGCCCTAAAGGTTAAGGCCGTTAATATCGGCACCACGGGCGTCGAAGGCGCCTATGAGGCGCCGGGCATTCACACCACGCCCGAGCCCATCACGTTGCACCGCGTTCTAGCCGATATGGCCGCAGCAGGCGTGACCCACGGGGCGATGGAAGCCTCGTCCCATGGGCTTGACCAAAAGCGGATGGACGGCGTGCGCCTTGCGGCGGCGGCCTTCACCAACCTGACCCAGGACCATCTGGATTATCACGGCACGATGGAGGCCTATTTCGAGGCCAAGCTGCGCCTTTTTACCGAGCTGTTGCCCGAAGGTGGCGTGGCTGTGGCGAACTTGGATGACACCTATGGCCCCCGCGTGGCGGAGGCTTGCACAGATCACGGGATCGAGGTTTTGGGCGTCGCGCAATATGCCGACGCCGCGCTCAAAATCACCGGACGGCGGATTGATGAGACGGGCCAGGATGTGTTGTTTCGCTGGCAGGGAGAGGCGCGGCAGGTGCGCCTGAACCTGATCGGTGCGTTTCAGGCGATGAATGTGCTGACCGCCGCCGGGCTGGTGATTGCGGGTGGCGAAGATCCCGATGCCGTCTTCGCGGTTTTGCCGAAGATGGAGGGCGTGCGGGGCCGGATGCAATTGGCCGCGCGGCGTAGTCACGGTGCACCGATCTATGTTGACTATTCGCATACGCCCGATAGCTTGGAAGTGGCGCTCAAGGCGTTGCGCCCCCACGTTCTGGGAAGATTAATCGTTATTTTCGGGGCAGGTGGCGACCGAGATACAAGTAAGCGCCCGCTAATGGGCGAGGCCGCCGCGCTGTGGAGCGATGTTGCTTTTGTGACAGACGACAATCCCCGCTCGGAAGATCCCGCCAGCATTCGCGCCGCCGTCATGGCGGGCTGTCCGGAAGCGACAGAGGTCGCGGACCGGGCCGAGGCGATCTTGCGCGGCGTGGACATGCTGGAACCGGGCGATGCGCTTCTGATTGCCGGAAAAGGCCACGAGACGGGCCAGCAGGTGGGCGACGTGATCTATCCCTTTGACGATGTGGAACAGGCCTCGGTCGCGGTGGCCGCCTTGGAGGGCGCGATATGA
- a CDS encoding MFS transporter, producing MMIAGGAFKDRQFRLFFGGVFFAVQAIWIQRVTLGWLAWERTGQASAVGIVAALSLFPTLVLGPFFGVMADRVDIRKAAFATNGLMAAIIAVLAIFASDVGAVGLAMAALSIGLISAAHHPVRMSLGPRLVAKDMVQHVVAVTALNFNMARLAAPVFAGWVIATAGGPTALWLAALCYVPMLLVLPALHPRNLPARVAAPILNDLMEGVRYAAQDPLIRQALLLTLVFSSTARGALEVLPVVADGGFARGAAGLGYLTAAAGAGAVISAFLKAAGVSAVGARIPASVWVSAFVGQAAVMGMGLAPSWPLALFATGVTGLTATWCGVSLQSAIQTGLPDAFRGRVMSLWVVVGFGTVSIGSVAIGAAADFVGIGGALAIAGGLGAITMAVVGVRARSIQPM from the coding sequence ATGATGATAGCGGGCGGCGCCTTCAAAGACCGGCAATTTCGGCTGTTTTTCGGCGGTGTCTTTTTTGCGGTGCAAGCTATCTGGATACAGCGCGTAACCCTTGGGTGGCTGGCGTGGGAGCGGACGGGACAGGCCTCGGCCGTGGGGATTGTCGCCGCCCTCAGCCTGTTTCCGACATTGGTGCTGGGGCCCTTCTTTGGGGTCATGGCGGACCGGGTCGATATCCGAAAAGCCGCTTTCGCCACCAACGGCCTGATGGCCGCGATCATCGCGGTGCTGGCGATCTTTGCCAGTGACGTGGGCGCGGTGGGTTTGGCAATGGCCGCCCTGAGCATCGGATTGATCTCTGCCGCGCACCACCCGGTACGCATGTCGCTTGGTCCGCGGTTGGTGGCGAAGGATATGGTGCAACATGTGGTTGCCGTGACGGCGCTGAATTTCAACATGGCCCGCCTTGCCGCCCCGGTCTTTGCGGGGTGGGTGATTGCCACAGCGGGCGGACCGACGGCGCTATGGCTGGCGGCGCTATGCTATGTGCCGATGCTCCTTGTCCTGCCAGCGCTGCATCCCCGAAATCTCCCGGCCCGCGTGGCGGCCCCGATCCTGAACGACCTGATGGAAGGTGTCCGCTACGCCGCCCAGGATCCGCTGATCCGCCAGGCGTTGCTTCTTACGCTTGTGTTCTCCTCCACCGCCCGGGGCGCGTTAGAGGTGTTGCCGGTGGTCGCCGATGGCGGCTTTGCGCGGGGCGCAGCGGGGTTGGGATATCTGACCGCCGCCGCCGGGGCAGGGGCGGTGATATCGGCGTTCCTGAAAGCGGCTGGCGTGTCGGCGGTGGGCGCGCGTATCCCGGCTTCGGTCTGGGTGTCGGCCTTCGTGGGGCAGGCGGCGGTGATGGGCATGGGCCTTGCGCCAAGCTGGCCGCTTGCGCTTTTTGCCACCGGGGTCACGGGATTAACCGCGACGTGGTGCGGGGTAAGCCTGCAATCGGCGATCCAGACCGGCTTGCCCGATGCCTTCCGGGGGCGGGTGATGAGCCTTTGGGTCGTTGTCGGTTTCGGCACGGTTTCCATCGGCTCCGTCGCCATCGGGGCGGCGGCGGATTTCGTCGGGATCGGCGGCGCGTTGGCAATTGCGGGCGGTTTGGGCGCAATCACCATGGCCGTTGTGGGGGTGCGCGCCCGGTCAATCCAACCTATGTGA